In the genome of Armatimonadota bacterium, one region contains:
- the dnaX gene encoding DNA polymerase III subunit gamma/tau: protein MSLYRKYRSQTFSDLVGQGHVVKTLQSAIDRGRIAHAYLFTGPRGTGKTSTARLLAKALNCEKGPAAEPCNECQSCKEITTNICMDVVEMDAASESGVDDVRQSIVEVADYQPASCRYKVFIIDEVHDLSRQAFDALLKTIEEPPGHVVFILATTEYSKVPPTIRSRCQRFEFHRGSIQDLVGRLKYVVESEGWEAEPAALTAMARVSDGGYRDALTLLEQAALTSLDGKVTLDQVYEQLGLVNDETIDQILTAMAGKDVPTLMSSLEEVYRRGKDPRSLLESVLIRLSDLTRAAYGVDVGGLQDSAQEAGLKASAANLGAPTLLAYRAALAEAHRMIRDVTIPRVWLEAELIRIANGPKAVPAVSEAKSEPVRAARPAPVETVRPVETARQSASPAKPQDEAPVKAGPVAAAPVVEATDDPDLAAARGHWSDVLAELSEVSAVARERLAKTRVDRVEGREAMVEFPSAMILEMVVGGKLEKAIRECWARRSGESLTLRFFAGSRPSAPQAEVETAAVEWAAEGERLSELVQEVFGPSGA, encoded by the coding sequence ATGTCCCTCTACCGCAAGTACCGAAGCCAGACGTTCAGCGACCTCGTCGGTCAGGGGCACGTCGTCAAGACGCTGCAGAGCGCCATCGATCGCGGGCGCATCGCCCACGCTTACTTGTTCACCGGTCCGCGAGGCACGGGAAAAACGTCGACCGCGCGCCTGCTCGCCAAAGCGTTGAACTGCGAAAAGGGCCCCGCCGCGGAGCCGTGCAACGAGTGCCAGTCCTGCAAGGAGATCACGACGAACATCTGCATGGACGTCGTCGAGATGGACGCGGCGAGCGAGAGCGGGGTCGACGACGTCCGGCAGTCGATCGTAGAGGTCGCGGACTATCAGCCTGCAAGCTGCCGCTACAAGGTCTTCATCATCGACGAGGTCCACGACCTTTCGCGTCAAGCGTTCGACGCGCTGCTCAAGACGATCGAGGAGCCGCCCGGCCATGTCGTCTTCATCCTCGCGACGACCGAGTACTCCAAGGTGCCGCCGACGATCCGCTCGCGCTGCCAGCGGTTCGAGTTCCACCGCGGTTCGATCCAAGACCTCGTCGGCCGATTGAAGTACGTCGTCGAATCGGAAGGTTGGGAAGCCGAGCCGGCCGCATTGACGGCGATGGCGCGGGTGTCGGACGGCGGATATCGCGACGCTCTGACGCTCCTGGAGCAAGCGGCGCTCACGAGTCTGGACGGCAAGGTCACGCTCGACCAGGTCTACGAGCAGCTCGGTCTCGTCAACGACGAGACGATCGACCAGATCCTGACCGCGATGGCGGGCAAAGACGTGCCGACGTTGATGTCGTCGTTGGAAGAGGTCTATCGGAGGGGCAAAGACCCGCGCTCGTTGCTCGAATCGGTCTTGATCCGGTTGTCGGACCTGACCCGTGCGGCTTACGGCGTCGACGTCGGAGGTCTTCAGGATTCGGCGCAGGAGGCGGGGCTGAAGGCTTCCGCCGCGAACCTCGGGGCGCCGACACTTCTCGCTTATCGCGCCGCGCTCGCGGAAGCGCACCGCATGATCCGGGACGTGACGATCCCTCGGGTTTGGCTGGAGGCGGAGCTGATCCGGATCGCGAACGGGCCAAAAGCGGTTCCGGCCGTCTCCGAAGCGAAGTCTGAGCCTGTCCGAGCGGCCCGTCCTGCTCCTGTAGAGACCGTGCGCCCGGTGGAGACGGCCCGACAGTCCGCCTCGCCGGCAAAGCCGCAAGACGAGGCTCCGGTCAAAGCTGGCCCTGTCGCGGCCGCACCGGTGGTCGAAGCAACGGACGATCCGGACCTCGCGGCGGCGAGGGGCCATTGGTCGGACGTCTTGGCGGAATTGTCCGAAGTCTCGGCCGTCGCCCGCGAGCGGCTCGCGAAGACGAGGGTCGACCGGGTCGAAGGTCGAGAGGCGATGGTGGAGTTTCCGAGCGCGATGATCCTGGAGATGGTCGTCGGCGGCAAGCTGGAGAAGGCGATCCGGGAGTGTTGGGCCCGGCGCTCCGGGGAGTCGTTGACCCTCCGTTTTTTCGCCGGGAGTAGGCCGTCGGCCCCGCAGGCCGAGGTCGAGACGGCGGCGGTAGAATGGGCGGCGGAGGGCGAACGCTTGTCGGAGTTGGTCCAAGAGGTGTTCGGCCCCTCCGGAGCTTGA
- a CDS encoding YbaB/EbfC family nucleoid-associated protein, giving the protein MKLPKGFGGQGIGGYMQQAKSAMARAKNLEAELQAEQIPVDKGPVKALFNGQGEMLSVSIDKSVVDPDDVEALEDLILGCMKDGFTKSVELRNARLAEIMPNIPGMGSLGL; this is encoded by the coding sequence ATGAAACTCCCCAAAGGATTCGGCGGACAAGGGATCGGCGGCTATATGCAGCAGGCCAAGTCGGCGATGGCCCGGGCCAAGAACCTGGAAGCCGAGCTTCAGGCCGAACAGATCCCGGTGGACAAGGGTCCGGTGAAGGCGCTCTTCAACGGTCAAGGCGAGATGCTCTCGGTCAGCATCGACAAGTCGGTCGTCGACCCGGACGACGTCGAGGCGCTCGAAGATTTGATCCTGGGCTGCATGAAAGACGGTTTCACGAAGTCCGTGGAACTCCGCAACGCCCGGCTGGCGGAGATCATGCCGAACATCCCGGGCATGGGCAGCCTCGGGCTTTGA
- the recR gene encoding recombination protein RecR, translating into MLFARPLAELISQLERLPGVGPKSAQRLAFHVVRMPQDDVRRLSEALVHARESLKLCSVCQNVSEKDVCETCDDPRRDPLTICVVAEPKDVAAMERIHEFKGRYHVLHGLLNPMEGVGPEHLKVRELLERLRADVAEVIVATNPTIEGDTTALYLAKLIKPLGIKVTRLAHGMPVGGELDYADSATLLSALEYRREL; encoded by the coding sequence ATGCTCTTCGCGCGGCCGCTTGCCGAACTGATCTCGCAACTCGAGCGATTGCCCGGGGTCGGGCCGAAATCGGCGCAACGCCTCGCGTTCCACGTCGTCCGGATGCCTCAGGACGATGTCCGTCGGCTCTCCGAAGCGTTGGTCCATGCGCGCGAGTCGCTCAAGTTGTGCTCGGTCTGCCAGAACGTCAGCGAGAAGGACGTCTGCGAAACGTGCGACGACCCGCGCCGCGACCCGTTGACGATCTGCGTCGTGGCCGAGCCGAAAGACGTGGCCGCGATGGAGCGGATCCATGAGTTCAAAGGGAGGTACCACGTCCTCCACGGCCTGCTGAACCCGATGGAAGGCGTCGGGCCCGAACACCTCAAGGTCCGCGAGCTCTTGGAGCGGCTCCGGGCGGACGTCGCCGAAGTCATCGTCGCGACGAACCCGACGATCGAAGGCGACACGACGGCGCTCTACTTGGCAAAGCTCATCAAGCCGTTGGGGATCAAGGTGACGCGGCTCGCACACGGGATGCCCGTCGGCGGAGAACTGGACTATGCCGATTCGGCGACCTTGTTGAGCGCTTTGGAGTACCGGAGGGAACTATGA
- the purD gene encoding phosphoribosylamine--glycine ligase, with protein MKKVLVVGSGGREHALVWKLAQEGEVFCTPGNAGISDSCPTFNVPASDAEGLAILAREVGAGLVVIGPEDPLIAGVADDLRAAGLTVFGPPAKFARHEASKAWSKEFMHAAGIPTARSDSFMDFDEAFEWTKSRYDAGRQVAVKASGAALGKGVVVTSTLEEAEDALRAMLVDGSLGAAGNTVVVEDRLDGREFSLLTLVGASGFRSLPVVQDYKRIGDGDVGPNTGGMGSYSPVGWVSADMVREVEETIVAPAVQAMRDLGGDYRGVLFSGVMVVDGKPSCLEFNVRFGDPETQSVVRRLGAGFLDALWACASGGPVPEVETNGDSVVTVVAASAGYPGPVQKGTPATVGPMPDGVFVFHAGTSRSNGTLVTNGGRVLAVSAAAPDLAAARRAAYDGVAQIRFDGMQFRTDIAL; from the coding sequence ATGAAAAAGGTCTTGGTGGTCGGGTCGGGCGGTCGCGAGCACGCCTTGGTGTGGAAACTGGCCCAAGAAGGCGAGGTGTTCTGCACCCCCGGCAACGCCGGGATCTCCGACTCCTGTCCGACGTTCAACGTCCCGGCTTCTGACGCTGAGGGCCTGGCGATCCTGGCCCGCGAGGTCGGTGCCGGACTGGTCGTGATCGGCCCCGAAGACCCGTTGATCGCCGGTGTGGCCGACGACCTCCGGGCCGCTGGCCTGACGGTGTTCGGCCCTCCGGCCAAGTTCGCCCGACACGAGGCGAGCAAGGCCTGGTCCAAGGAGTTCATGCACGCGGCGGGCATTCCGACCGCCCGATCGGACTCGTTCATGGACTTCGACGAAGCCTTCGAATGGACAAAGTCCCGTTACGACGCGGGACGGCAGGTCGCGGTCAAGGCGAGCGGCGCCGCCCTTGGCAAGGGCGTGGTCGTCACCTCGACGCTCGAAGAAGCCGAGGACGCGCTTCGGGCGATGCTGGTCGACGGGTCACTCGGCGCCGCCGGGAACACGGTCGTCGTCGAAGACCGTTTGGACGGGCGCGAATTCTCCTTGTTGACCCTCGTCGGAGCATCGGGCTTCCGGAGTCTGCCCGTCGTCCAAGACTACAAACGGATCGGCGACGGTGACGTCGGGCCGAACACGGGCGGAATGGGCTCGTACAGTCCGGTGGGATGGGTGAGCGCCGACATGGTGCGCGAAGTCGAAGAGACCATCGTTGCGCCCGCTGTCCAGGCGATGCGGGACCTCGGCGGGGACTACCGCGGCGTGCTGTTCAGCGGGGTCATGGTCGTCGACGGCAAGCCGTCTTGTCTTGAATTCAACGTCCGGTTCGGCGACCCCGAGACGCAAAGCGTGGTCCGACGGCTGGGGGCCGGTTTCCTGGACGCTCTCTGGGCTTGCGCTTCAGGCGGGCCTGTGCCGGAAGTCGAGACGAACGGCGATTCTGTCGTGACGGTCGTCGCCGCCAGCGCCGGCTATCCGGGGCCTGTCCAGAAGGGGACGCCCGCCACGGTCGGACCGATGCCCGATGGCGTTTTCGTCTTCCATGCGGGTACGTCCCGGTCGAACGGTACGTTGGTCACGAACGGCGGCCGGGTCTTGGCGGTTTCGGCCGCCGCGCCGGACCTCGCAGCCGCGCGCCGTGCCGCGTACGACGGCGTGGCTCAGATCCGGTTCGACGGAATGCAGTTCCGAACGGACATCGCCCTATAA
- a CDS encoding DUF4870 domain-containing protein: MTVVPDAPTPTDLPTPFDRGWAAAVHVASIPWPLIGPLVGWALFHRKSRYVASHAKQALLETIVLNLGLFIVGLASFCYTVVRVVHYFQTNWADFSWQEFLVRFLVGWILLALLQVFNVVWSVKQAVDAWRGKLPKRFATA, translated from the coding sequence ATGACTGTGGTGCCTGACGCCCCGACTCCCACTGATCTGCCGACGCCGTTCGACCGGGGTTGGGCCGCTGCCGTCCACGTCGCTTCGATCCCCTGGCCGTTGATCGGGCCTCTCGTTGGTTGGGCCCTCTTCCACAGGAAGAGCCGCTACGTCGCCTCCCACGCCAAGCAGGCCCTCCTTGAGACGATCGTCCTGAACTTGGGCCTGTTCATCGTCGGGCTGGCGTCGTTCTGCTACACCGTCGTCCGGGTCGTTCACTATTTTCAGACGAACTGGGCCGACTTTTCCTGGCAGGAGTTCCTGGTCCGGTTCTTGGTCGGGTGGATCTTGCTCGCGCTCCTTCAAGTGTTCAACGTGGTCTGGTCGGTCAAGCAAGCTGTCGACGCGTGGCGCGGGAAGCTTCCCAAACGTTTCGCTACGGCTTGA
- a CDS encoding sigma-70 family RNA polymerase sigma factor: protein MGRRNDYERLVKAELPVLYRVARRLGADPDEAEDLVQQTVVKAWRKWHQFDGRYLRSWLVRILRNERLAKLRTYRPETDTIDLLTDEPATEDFWSEVENDIEVERIFAVVAVLPEPYRLAVQLCDVEQMSYEEAAEAMDVPIGTVRSRLFRARVEIRKRLEATS, encoded by the coding sequence TTGGGCAGGCGGAACGACTACGAACGTCTGGTAAAAGCCGAACTCCCCGTGCTCTATCGCGTCGCAAGGCGGCTCGGCGCGGATCCGGACGAGGCCGAAGACTTGGTGCAACAGACGGTTGTGAAAGCGTGGAGAAAGTGGCACCAGTTCGACGGGCGTTATCTAAGGAGTTGGCTCGTCCGCATCCTACGGAACGAGCGACTGGCCAAGCTTCGGACGTACCGGCCCGAGACCGACACGATCGACCTCTTGACCGACGAGCCTGCGACGGAGGACTTCTGGTCGGAAGTCGAGAACGACATTGAAGTGGAGCGGATCTTCGCCGTCGTCGCCGTCCTTCCTGAACCCTACAGGTTGGCGGTTCAACTGTGCGACGTCGAGCAAATGAGCTACGAGGAAGCGGCCGAAGCGATGGACGTCCCGATCGGCACGGTGCGGTCGAGGCTGTTCCGGGCCCGGGTCGAAATCCGCAAGCGACTGGAGGCGACGTCGTGA
- a CDS encoding adenylosuccinate lyase produces MIDRYCTPAMTAIWSREAKYARWLEVELAVCQGWVDEGVMPSTDMDTVRSGASFDIARCDEIEKVTRHDLMAFVRNVSEKVSGVDTLSAESEALENDPSRWIHFGVTSYDVIDTALGMMMRDSCDVLIASLDSLRGALKKLFDASGQVPCIGRTHGIHAEPVTFGHKLQGWYEETGRSIDRIQASKDEIAVGKVSGAVGIHAHVTPDMEARICQSLGLKADPNSTQIIARDRHAALLCDLAVLAGSLERIATELRNLQRTEILEVQEEFAAGQTGSSAMPHKRNPWNSETVCGLARIVRGNAHAMLESVTTWHERDLTNSSLERIVFPDTFQLVDFMISRLTRILNGLVVMPDNMARNLRQMGDLVFSEHVMVSLIRSGLSREGAYKTAQRNAAKAWDGEDFKTSVQQDATVRDRLDAKEVEEAFSLEHHLRNAPRTL; encoded by the coding sequence GTGATCGACCGCTATTGCACGCCCGCCATGACCGCGATCTGGAGCCGCGAGGCCAAGTACGCGAGGTGGCTGGAAGTCGAGCTGGCGGTCTGTCAGGGTTGGGTCGACGAAGGCGTCATGCCCTCCACGGACATGGACACCGTCCGAAGCGGTGCGTCGTTCGACATCGCCCGGTGCGACGAGATCGAGAAGGTGACCCGCCACGACCTCATGGCGTTCGTCCGGAACGTCAGCGAGAAGGTCTCCGGTGTCGACACACTGTCGGCCGAATCCGAGGCCCTCGAAAACGACCCGTCGCGTTGGATCCACTTCGGCGTGACGTCGTACGACGTCATCGATACCGCGCTCGGCATGATGATGCGCGATTCGTGCGACGTCCTCATCGCATCGCTCGACTCGCTCCGAGGGGCGCTGAAGAAGCTCTTCGACGCGTCGGGCCAGGTGCCGTGCATCGGCCGTACCCACGGGATCCACGCAGAACCCGTCACGTTCGGGCACAAGCTCCAAGGCTGGTACGAAGAGACGGGCCGGAGCATCGACCGCATCCAAGCCTCGAAAGACGAGATCGCAGTCGGCAAGGTCAGCGGCGCGGTCGGGATCCACGCCCACGTCACGCCGGACATGGAAGCCCGGATCTGTCAAAGCTTGGGGTTGAAGGCGGACCCGAACAGCACCCAGATCATCGCCCGGGACCGCCATGCCGCGTTGCTTTGCGACCTCGCCGTTCTCGCTGGGAGCCTGGAGCGGATCGCGACCGAGCTCCGAAACCTCCAGCGCACGGAAATCCTTGAGGTCCAAGAAGAGTTCGCCGCCGGCCAGACCGGGAGCAGCGCGATGCCGCACAAGCGCAATCCCTGGAACAGCGAGACGGTCTGCGGGCTCGCGAGGATCGTGCGGGGCAACGCCCACGCCATGCTCGAAAGCGTCACGACGTGGCACGAGCGCGATCTGACGAACTCCTCCCTGGAGCGGATCGTCTTCCCGGACACGTTCCAACTCGTGGACTTCATGATCTCGCGCTTGACGAGGATCCTCAACGGCCTGGTCGTCATGCCGGACAACATGGCCCGGAACCTGAGGCAGATGGGCGACCTGGTCTTTAGCGAACACGTGATGGTGTCGCTCATCCGGTCGGGGCTCAGCCGCGAGGGCGCCTACAAGACCGCCCAGCGCAACGCGGCGAAGGCCTGGGACGGCGAGGACTTCAAGACGTCGGTGCAGCAAGACGCCACTGTCCGCGACAGGCTCGACGCGAAAGAGGTGGAAGAGGCGTTCAGCCTCGAACACCACCTGAGGAACGCGCCTCGGACTCTCTAG
- a CDS encoding zinc metallopeptidase, protein MRWEDREESVNIEDQRGRGVGGKAVGISGLGLVIVIVYALATKQNPVDVLNQVSGPQGDTAASGEYKPTQHEEELRKFTAVTLKDTETVWSDIFRQNGRKYVFPKLVMFTGQVQSGCGTADAGMGPFYCGNDEKVYIDLSFYDMMKTRFGAKGDFAQAYVIAHEVGHHVQNQLGTLDKVHAMRERMSERQYNQLSVRLELQADYYAGVWAHHAKQMAELDESDIREAMEAANAIGDDTLQKQAQGYVKPDAFTHGTSEQRTRWFLKGFRSGDVREGDTFDANPL, encoded by the coding sequence GTGCGTTGGGAGGATCGCGAGGAAAGCGTCAACATCGAGGACCAGAGGGGCCGCGGGGTCGGGGGCAAGGCCGTCGGCATCAGCGGGCTCGGCCTGGTCATCGTGATCGTCTACGCCCTAGCGACGAAGCAGAACCCCGTCGACGTCCTGAACCAAGTCTCTGGACCGCAAGGCGACACCGCCGCTTCCGGGGAGTACAAGCCGACTCAGCACGAAGAAGAGCTGCGCAAGTTCACCGCCGTCACGCTCAAGGACACCGAAACCGTCTGGTCGGACATTTTCCGGCAGAACGGCCGCAAGTACGTCTTTCCCAAACTCGTCATGTTCACGGGCCAGGTCCAGAGCGGCTGCGGAACGGCCGACGCGGGCATGGGGCCGTTCTATTGCGGCAACGACGAGAAGGTCTACATCGACCTCAGCTTCTACGACATGATGAAGACCCGTTTCGGCGCGAAGGGCGACTTCGCCCAGGCCTATGTCATCGCGCACGAAGTCGGGCACCACGTCCAAAACCAGCTCGGCACGCTCGACAAGGTCCACGCCATGCGCGAGCGGATGTCCGAGCGGCAGTACAACCAGCTTTCCGTCCGGCTCGAACTGCAAGCCGACTACTACGCCGGAGTCTGGGCGCACCATGCCAAGCAGATGGCCGAGCTCGACGAGTCCGACATCCGCGAAGCGATGGAAGCCGCGAACGCGATCGGGGACGACACGCTCCAGAAGCAGGCGCAAGGCTACGTTAAGCCCGACGCGTTCACCCACGGGACGAGCGAACAAAGAACGCGGTGGTTCCTTAAAGGTTTCCGGTCGGGCGACGTCCGCGAGGGCGACACCTTCGACGCCAACCCGCTCTAA
- a CDS encoding DUF21 domain-containing protein gives MLYLGLALLFVVTGLLTAAEMATFSARPERMRQVAKAGDRRGTMVLSYQRSPVPFLSAGQVLATAGSFVTGAILSQAVTPDLVKALRSAVPWTTGQIEAVASTIVLTVSTVVALVTTNVIPKQIGFDHADDVAVFFAWPFRWLIRLTRPLAWVVIVAGQVAERVVNRNRPHGSRVTEADLLTLMAEGLRIGALDRKEAGFVVNALHLSDRKVADVMTPVDRIEALDARWGQDRIDAAVRGSAHSFLPVYDGTMDRPVGAVRARDWLTDGRVKGLDALVLPVATLSTDDTAVRLFEALQAKEARLVFVQNGDGNTVGMLTLNDAVALLAGDLAALRA, from the coding sequence ATGCTCTACCTGGGCCTGGCCCTGTTGTTCGTCGTCACCGGCCTCTTGACGGCGGCGGAAATGGCGACCTTCAGCGCCCGGCCCGAACGGATGCGTCAAGTCGCCAAAGCCGGAGACCGCCGCGGGACGATGGTGCTCAGCTATCAACGCTCGCCCGTCCCGTTCCTTTCCGCCGGGCAAGTGCTCGCGACGGCGGGCTCCTTCGTCACGGGCGCGATCCTTAGCCAGGCCGTCACGCCGGACCTTGTCAAGGCCCTGCGCAGCGCCGTCCCTTGGACGACGGGCCAGATCGAGGCCGTCGCCTCCACGATCGTCCTCACCGTCTCCACCGTGGTCGCGCTCGTCACCACGAACGTCATTCCCAAGCAGATCGGCTTCGACCACGCCGACGACGTCGCCGTCTTCTTCGCCTGGCCCTTCCGATGGCTGATCCGGTTGACAAGGCCCCTCGCGTGGGTCGTCATCGTCGCCGGACAGGTCGCCGAGCGCGTCGTCAACCGCAACCGCCCCCACGGATCCCGCGTGACCGAGGCCGACCTCTTGACGCTGATGGCCGAGGGCCTTCGCATCGGGGCCCTCGACCGCAAGGAAGCCGGGTTCGTCGTCAACGCCCTTCACCTCAGCGACCGCAAAGTCGCCGACGTCATGACCCCGGTCGACCGCATAGAAGCCCTCGACGCCCGTTGGGGCCAAGACCGCATCGACGCCGCCGTCCGCGGTTCTGCCCACTCGTTCCTGCCCGTCTACGACGGCACGATGGACCGCCCCGTCGGCGCTGTCCGGGCCCGCGACTGGCTGACCGACGGCCGGGTCAAGGGGCTGGACGCGCTCGTCCTTCCCGTCGCGACCCTTTCGACGGACGACACCGCCGTCCGCCTCTTCGAAGCGCTTCAGGCCAAGGAAGCCCGGCTCGTCTTCGTCCAGAACGGCGACGGCAACACCGTCGGCATGCTGACCCTCAACGACGCCGTCGCCCTCCTCGCGGGCGACCTCGCCGCACTGCGTGCCTGA